A single window of Malus sylvestris chromosome 5, drMalSylv7.2, whole genome shotgun sequence DNA harbors:
- the LOC126623082 gene encoding uncharacterized protein LOC126623082, whose translation MSSSSTTSVHVMALDGLVNVNSLFTIAVFVGLSLATPGQRSLENRTSCDAGIDVAKKLLVFEVVSFSFFLFSSLVAQGLKLAINLLNSKKGEDPLQAHINKKVLRFGMLGSAFGSVMGCVFLMLSMVNVIQIRLGMLSCGSKSSVHAVAALVVLVTTALLVYISTAVYAFLH comes from the coding sequence ATGTCGTCATCGTCGACAACAAGCGTTCACGTCATGGCCCTGGACGGCCTGGTCAACGTGAACTCACTCTTCACCATTGCCGTCTTCGTGGGGCTTTCTCTGGCGACTCCGGGACAGAGGAGCCTCGAGAACCGGACATCCTGCGACGCTGGGATCGACGTGGCGAAGAAGCTGCTGGTGTTCGAGGTTGTCTCGTTCAGCTTCTTCCTGTTCTCATCGCTTGTGGCGCAGGGACTGAAGCTGGCGATCAACCTGCTCAACAGCAAGAAAGGAGAGGACCCGTTACAGGCCCACATCAATAAGAAGGTGTTGAGATTCGGGATGTTGGGGTCGGCTTTCGGGTCGGTCATGGGTTGCGTGTTTCTGATGCTGTCGATGGTGAATGTGATCCAGATCAGGCTGGGGATGCTGTCGTGTGGCAGCAAATCCTCCGTCCATGCTGTGGCGGCGCTTGTTGTTTTGGTCACGACGGCTCTTTTGGTTTATATTTCTACTGCTGTTTATGCTTTTCTTCACTAG
- the LOC126623077 gene encoding protein FAR1-RELATED SEQUENCE 7-like isoform X1: protein MEASYAIENYRMTADPTPMESEADLNKPVVESSVERDVPNNESGEMLDSNNGTELIENDVNGILEPYVGMEFDSEEAVKEYYDAYATRVGFRIRVGNFHRSNRDGSINSRKFLCNKEGFRNNKKSKRGEVRRSREETREGCKAMIMARKEKSGKWVVTKLEIRHCHPMWISRGKKVTIPAPSQDEKDKKIRELSAELYRANQQLAECRKTLEMVLKEVDQHAYCLTKSVQNIVKNVKEIEDKDREKL from the exons ATGGAAGCAT CTTATGCAATTGAGAATTACAGAATGACTGCAGATCCTACTCCAATGGAGTCTGAAGCGGATTTGAACAAGCCGGTTGTGGAGAGTTCAGTTGAAAGGGATGTTCCAAACAATGAAAGTGGAGAAATGCTAGATTCAAACAATGGGACAGAGTTGATTGAAAATGATGTAAATGGTATCCTAGAACCTTATGTTGGAATGGAGTTTGACTCCGAAGAGGCTGTCAAGGAATACTATGATGCATATGCCACTCGTGTGGGTTTTAGAATCCGTGTTGGTAACTTCCATCGTTCAAATCGTGATGGATCCATCAACAGTCGTAAGTTTCTTTGTAACAAAGAAGGTTTTCGTAACAATAAGAAGTCAAAGAGGGGTGAAGTAAGGAGGTCGAGGGAGGAAACTAGGGAGGGCTGCAAGGCAATGATTATGGCTAGGAAAGAGAAGTCCGGGAAGTGGGTTGTTACAAAGCTTGAAATAAGACATTGTCATCCTATGTGGATTTCTAGAGGCAAGAAAGTCACCATTCCGGCTCCATCACAG GATGAGAAAGACAAGAAAATTCGTGAGCTATCTGCAGAGCTTTATCGGGCGAACCAACAGTTAGCAGAGTGCagaaaaacacttgaaatgGTTCTAAAAGAGGTAGACCAACACGCATACTGCCTTACTAAAAGTGTTCAAAATATAGTTAAGAATGTAAAAGAGATTGAAGACAAGGATCGAGAGAAATTATAA
- the LOC126623077 gene encoding protein FAR1-RELATED SEQUENCE 7-like isoform X2, producing the protein MQCVRNTMTADPTPMESEADLNKPVVESSVERDVPNNESGEMLDSNNGTELIENDVNGILEPYVGMEFDSEEAVKEYYDAYATRVGFRIRVGNFHRSNRDGSINSRKFLCNKEGFRNNKKSKRGEVRRSREETREGCKAMIMARKEKSGKWVVTKLEIRHCHPMWISRGKKVTIPAPSQDEKDKKIRELSAELYRANQQLAECRKTLEMVLKEVDQHAYCLTKSVQNIVKNVKEIEDKDREKL; encoded by the exons ATGCAATGCGTGAGGAACAC AATGACTGCAGATCCTACTCCAATGGAGTCTGAAGCGGATTTGAACAAGCCGGTTGTGGAGAGTTCAGTTGAAAGGGATGTTCCAAACAATGAAAGTGGAGAAATGCTAGATTCAAACAATGGGACAGAGTTGATTGAAAATGATGTAAATGGTATCCTAGAACCTTATGTTGGAATGGAGTTTGACTCCGAAGAGGCTGTCAAGGAATACTATGATGCATATGCCACTCGTGTGGGTTTTAGAATCCGTGTTGGTAACTTCCATCGTTCAAATCGTGATGGATCCATCAACAGTCGTAAGTTTCTTTGTAACAAAGAAGGTTTTCGTAACAATAAGAAGTCAAAGAGGGGTGAAGTAAGGAGGTCGAGGGAGGAAACTAGGGAGGGCTGCAAGGCAATGATTATGGCTAGGAAAGAGAAGTCCGGGAAGTGGGTTGTTACAAAGCTTGAAATAAGACATTGTCATCCTATGTGGATTTCTAGAGGCAAGAAAGTCACCATTCCGGCTCCATCACAG GATGAGAAAGACAAGAAAATTCGTGAGCTATCTGCAGAGCTTTATCGGGCGAACCAACAGTTAGCAGAGTGCagaaaaacacttgaaatgGTTCTAAAAGAGGTAGACCAACACGCATACTGCCTTACTAAAAGTGTTCAAAATATAGTTAAGAATGTAAAAGAGATTGAAGACAAGGATCGAGAGAAATTATAA
- the LOC126623076 gene encoding protein FAR1-RELATED SEQUENCE 7-like yields MSEVSPFKLFRTFSDAFLRRSGSFTCQHPGVRAQTLQPPATSPKPEEQKRSELSASSLLQKPSKLLGRDLSVTAMDDEEPSMSKDEDVLESSNGKEAVTYEGNSDTEPFVGMEFEYEEAAKVFYDAYATQVGFIMRVDAFRRSMRDGKVVWRRLVCNKEGFRMTRAKRTENRKPRAITREGCKAMLVVKKDKSGKWIVTRFIKEHNRPLVGTPANGRRSMLLSQTPDEKYLKIRELTAELQRERKMSATYQEQLDMVLRQMEEHSNHLSRNIDGIVQSVKEIESKRVAP; encoded by the exons ATGAGCGAAGTATCTCCCTTCAAGTTATTCAGGACTTTCAGTGATGCATTTCTTCGCCGCAGTGGATCGTTCACCTGCCAACACCCTGGAGTTCGAGCTCAAACGCTTCAACCGCCCGCCACCTCCCCAAAACCAGAAGAACAAAAAAGGAGCGAACTTTCTGCTTCCTCTCTATTGCAGAAGCCAAGCAAACTGTTGGGTCGCGATCTCTCTGTCACAGCAA TGGATGATGAAGAACCTTCTATGAGCAAGGATGAGGACGTGTTAGAGAGTTCCAATGGGAAAGAGGCAGTCACATATGAGGGGAACTCGGATACAGAACCATTTGTGGGTATGGAGTTTGAATATGAAGAGGCTGCGAAAGTGTTCTATGATGCATATGCAACACAGGTGGGCTTCATTATGCGAGTCGATGCCTTCCGGAGATCAATGCGTGATGGTAAGGTAGTTTGGCGGAGGCTTGTGTGTAACAAAGAGGGATTTCGCATGACGCGAGCCAAAAGAACTGAGAATAGGAAGCCTCGAGCAATCACCAGAGAAGGGTGCAAAGCGATGCTTGTGGTAAAGAAAGACAAATCAGGAAAATGGATCGTAACACGATTTATAAAGGAGCATAACCGTCCACTAGTAGGTACACCTGCAAATGGTCGCCGCAGTATGCTTCTGTCTCAAACACCA GACGAAAAATATCTGAAAATTCGGGAGTTGACGGCTGAGTTGCAACGTGAGCGAAAGATGTCTGCCACCTATCAAGAACAGCTTGATATGGTTTTGAGGCAGATGGAAGAACATTCCAATCACTTGTCGAGAAACATTGACGGTATAGTCCAGAGCGTGAAAGAAATTGAATCAAAGAGGGTAGCACCTTGA
- the LOC126623077 gene encoding protein FAR1-RELATED SEQUENCE 7-like isoform X4: protein MEASYAIENYRMTADPTPMESEADLNKPVVESSVERDVPNNESGEMLDSNNGTELIENDVNGILEPYVGMEFDSEEAVKEYYDAYATRVGFRIRVGNFHRSNRDGSINSRKFLCNKEGFRNNKKSKRGEVRRSREETREGCKAMIMARKEKSGKWVVTKLEIRHCHPMWISRGKKVTIPAPSQISCAYRMRKTRKFVSYLQSFIGRTNS from the exons ATGGAAGCAT CTTATGCAATTGAGAATTACAGAATGACTGCAGATCCTACTCCAATGGAGTCTGAAGCGGATTTGAACAAGCCGGTTGTGGAGAGTTCAGTTGAAAGGGATGTTCCAAACAATGAAAGTGGAGAAATGCTAGATTCAAACAATGGGACAGAGTTGATTGAAAATGATGTAAATGGTATCCTAGAACCTTATGTTGGAATGGAGTTTGACTCCGAAGAGGCTGTCAAGGAATACTATGATGCATATGCCACTCGTGTGGGTTTTAGAATCCGTGTTGGTAACTTCCATCGTTCAAATCGTGATGGATCCATCAACAGTCGTAAGTTTCTTTGTAACAAAGAAGGTTTTCGTAACAATAAGAAGTCAAAGAGGGGTGAAGTAAGGAGGTCGAGGGAGGAAACTAGGGAGGGCTGCAAGGCAATGATTATGGCTAGGAAAGAGAAGTCCGGGAAGTGGGTTGTTACAAAGCTTGAAATAAGACATTGTCATCCTATGTGGATTTCTAGAGGCAAGAAAGTCACCATTCCGGCTCCATCACAG ATATCATGTGCTTACAGGATGAGAAAGACAAGAAAATTCGTGAGCTATCTGCAGAGCTTTATCGGGCGAACCAACAGTTAG
- the LOC126623770 gene encoding uncharacterized protein LOC126623770 — protein MEGLSVSDTNLVVYLHPSTSNNVHKAILRELSSMLLRYNDTFEGIVLAYEFNILDKEAKILPGVHPYFTVRLKAKLLLYSPKPDMLVEGKVVKVKQESIHVIILGFSSAIITDKDICEEFRYKSKHGKQLFVSRSHKRHVIKVGTMIRLLVKSVDEETLYIYGSLLPAHTGNILWLDKQMEDTSLTDGSAKRRKGNNGESVLQEPSRTSAETVSVNNDHHVKKSKKHKTREES, from the exons ATGGAGGGGCTGAGCGTTTCGGATACCAATTTGGTGGTGTATTTGCATCCGTCGACGAGCAACAATGTCCACAAAGCAATCCTGCGCGAGCTCAGCTCGATGCTTTTGAG GTACAATGATACATTTGAGGGTATTGTATTGGCTTATGAATTCAACATCTTAGATAAGGAAGCAAAGATTCTTCCCGGTGTTCATCCTTACTTTACTGTCAGGCTAAAAGCAAAGTTATTACTTTATTCTCCAAAGCCCGATATGCTTGTAG AAGGAAAGGTTGTGAAAGTCAAACAAGAATCAATTCATGTCATTATTCTTGGCTTCTCATCTGCCATCATAACAGACAAAGATATTTGTGAGGAATTTCGATATAAATCT AAACATGGCAAGCAATTATTTGTTAGCAGATCCCACAAGCGGCATGTAATTAAAGTTGGAACCATGATACGACTATTAGTCAAAAG TGTGGATGAGGAAACACTGTACATTTATGGTTCCTTGCTTCCTGCTCACACAGGAAACATTCTCTGGTTGGATAAACAAATGGAAGATACTTCACTAACGGATGG GAGTGCTAAGAGGAGGAAGGGAAACAATGGAGAATCAGTTCTGCAAGAGCCTAGTAGAACCAGTGCCGAAACAGTTTCAGTCAATAATGACCATCATGTCAAGAAGTCAAAGAAACACAAAACACGAGAAGAGTCGTGA
- the LOC126623769 gene encoding 2-isopropylmalate synthase A-like, translating to MAFSAENLLFIASTSPVSIIRHSKPTNSNIDTTLLPKPSSLFPLSQQRAILRTNKRCSALSQSPTHPEYIPNRIPNENYVRVVDTTLRDGEQAAGASMTRLEKLAIAHQLAKLRVDVIEAGFPASSKYDSETVKRIAKEVGSRVDECGYVPVISAYCRCVRSDVDAAWESVKDATRPRLCIFISTSEIHMKYKLNKTADQVLELAKESVRYARSLGAQDITFVCEDAGRSEKEFLYRIYGEAIKAGATTLTFTDTVGYNFPSEVEQFVKDLKANVIGIENAILSMHCHNDFGLANANTIAGAYAGARQVEVTINGIGERAGNASLEEFVMAVKTRGKDILGGLHTGINTKHIIATSKMVEEYSGLSVQPHKAIVGANIFSHASGIHEDGVLKNKSTYEIILAEDIGYVHSNDDGIVLGKHSGRHALKSRLLQLGHDLDEKKFHEVFEHFKSLAETKKSLTNEDLESLVYQVAI from the exons ATGGCCTTCTCAGCAGAAAATCTTCTTTTCATCGCATCAACATCCCCAGTTTCCATAATCAGACATTCAAAACCCACAAACTCCAACATAGACACCACCCTCTTGCCCAAACCCTCATCACTCTTCCCTCTCTCACAACAACGCGCCATCTTGAGGACAAACAAGCGCTGCTCCGCTCTCTCCCAATCCCCCACTCACCCCGAATACATTCCCAACCGAATCCCAAACGAAAACTATGTACGAGTCGTGGACACGACCCTACGGGACGGAGAACAAGCTGCGGGGGCGTCCATGACTCGGCTAGAAAAGCTGGCCATTGCACACCAGCTGGCGAAGCTAAGAGTGGATGTGATCGAGGCGGGGTTCCCGGCTTCGTCCAAATATGATTCGGAGACAGTGAAGCGAATAGCAAAAGAGGTTGGAAGCCGTGTTGACGAGTGCGGCTACGTGCCTGTCATATCTGCATATTGTAGGTGCGTTCGTAGCGACGTTGACGCTGCATGGGAGTCGGTGAAGGACGCGACGCGCCCGCGCCTATGCATATTCATATCAACCAGCGAAATCCACATGAAGTATAAGCTGAACAAGACTGCCGATCAAGTTCTCGAACTCGCGAAGGAGTCGGTGAGGTATGCCAGAAGCCTTGGAGCTCAGGACATTACGTTTGTCTGTGAAGACGCTGGAAG GTCTGAGAAGGAGTTTCTATATCGAATATATGGGGAAGCTATCAAGGCCGGAGCAACAACTTTAACATTCACAGACACTGTTGGCTACAATTTCCCCAGCGAAGTGGAGCAATTTGTTAAGGACTTGAAAGCCAATGTAATAGGGATCGAAAATGCAATCCTATCCATGCATTGCCATAACGATTTTGGTCTCGCTAATGCCAATACAATAGCA GGGGCATATGCTGGTGCCAGACAAGTTGAAGTTACAATCAATGGCATTGGTGAGAGGGCTGGAAATGCTTCATTAGAGGAG TTTGTGATGGCCGTCAAAACTCGTGGTAAGGacatacttgggggacttcatACAGGAATAAATACAAAGCATATAATAGCCACCAGCAAGATg GTGGAAGAGTACAGCGGATTATCTGTACAACCACATAAGGCTATAGTTGGAGCTAATATTTTCTCTCATGCCAGTGGAATTCACGAG gATGGAGTTCTTAAAAACAAGAGCACCTATGAGATTATTTTGGCTGAagatattggctacgtccattcTAATGACGATGGCATTGTCCTAGGAAAGCACAG TGGCCGTCATGCTTTGAAGTCTCGCCTCTTGCAG CTTGGCCATGATCTGGACGAAAAGAAATTTCACGAGGTGTTTGAACATTTCAAGTCATTGGCTGAGACAAAGAAG AGTCTTACGAATGAGGACCTAGAATCATTGGTTTATCAGGTGGCCATTTAA
- the LOC126623077 gene encoding protein FAR1-RELATED SEQUENCE 7-like isoform X3, with amino-acid sequence MEAYPTPMESEADLNKPVVESSVERDVPNNESGEMLDSNNGTELIENDVNGILEPYVGMEFDSEEAVKEYYDAYATRVGFRIRVGNFHRSNRDGSINSRKFLCNKEGFRNNKKSKRGEVRRSREETREGCKAMIMARKEKSGKWVVTKLEIRHCHPMWISRGKKVTIPAPSQDEKDKKIRELSAELYRANQQLAECRKTLEMVLKEVDQHAYCLTKSVQNIVKNVKEIEDKDREKL; translated from the exons ATGGAAGCAT ATCCTACTCCAATGGAGTCTGAAGCGGATTTGAACAAGCCGGTTGTGGAGAGTTCAGTTGAAAGGGATGTTCCAAACAATGAAAGTGGAGAAATGCTAGATTCAAACAATGGGACAGAGTTGATTGAAAATGATGTAAATGGTATCCTAGAACCTTATGTTGGAATGGAGTTTGACTCCGAAGAGGCTGTCAAGGAATACTATGATGCATATGCCACTCGTGTGGGTTTTAGAATCCGTGTTGGTAACTTCCATCGTTCAAATCGTGATGGATCCATCAACAGTCGTAAGTTTCTTTGTAACAAAGAAGGTTTTCGTAACAATAAGAAGTCAAAGAGGGGTGAAGTAAGGAGGTCGAGGGAGGAAACTAGGGAGGGCTGCAAGGCAATGATTATGGCTAGGAAAGAGAAGTCCGGGAAGTGGGTTGTTACAAAGCTTGAAATAAGACATTGTCATCCTATGTGGATTTCTAGAGGCAAGAAAGTCACCATTCCGGCTCCATCACAG GATGAGAAAGACAAGAAAATTCGTGAGCTATCTGCAGAGCTTTATCGGGCGAACCAACAGTTAGCAGAGTGCagaaaaacacttgaaatgGTTCTAAAAGAGGTAGACCAACACGCATACTGCCTTACTAAAAGTGTTCAAAATATAGTTAAGAATGTAAAAGAGATTGAAGACAAGGATCGAGAGAAATTATAA